ttcctcattagaagaaaatctatttgtgtttttgaagacccactcttgtaggtgatcacatgttcttctctcttcttaaagaaggtgttggctaagaagagatcatatgccattgcaaaatccaagatagcttccccatcctcgtttctctccccaaaaccatggccaccatgaaaacctccatagttgcctatctccctgcccacgtgtccatttaaatctcctcctataaataacttctccgtctgagcaattccttagaccaagtctccaaggtcttcccaaaatttctctttcgaactcgtatccaaccctacttggggtgcgtacgcactaatcacattgataagttcttgtcctattacaatcttgattgccatgattctatctcctaccctcttgacatctacaacatcttgtgtcaaggtcttgtccacgatgatgccaacaccgtttctcgttctatttgtgcccgaataccatagtttaaaccctgagttttctagatcctttgccttacacccaacccacttagtttcttgtaggcacataatatttatccttctcctcaccataacttctactacttccatagattttcccgtcaaggttcctatattccacgttcctaaacgcattttgctctcttgaactctacccttctgtcctagcttcttcacccttccccgtctaataggatcaaagtacttcttttgtgtgtcccgtgtaaagttgataggagcatatgctcccaaacaactttgagtggagtcgttcgaaaagaagtttctatagcccccttgctcatttaacactgcatccgggtgccgatggagatacagcgacccttgctcacttatcactgtgctcgggccacacagcgcgccacttacgggtgacgccctagctttagcgcgatttcgttctggattcattttcataaggattcgacgtgatcatggagtgccggctgtcgactacctgacgccctccccctcctcctttatccgggcttgggaccggcaatgtaaaataaacttacacggcggagttttTTAAGAGATGTCATGAACTAGTAAAATCTTTGCTAATTCACCATTAGCTCtttatttcacatataaaaatttaaattgcAATTTTCATTCAGTGTTTATTTTTACAGATCTGATCTGCTCTTTGGAGGGTGTTTTCATTTGTATACAAGTATTGAAATTAGGAAGAGTAACAGGAATTCGAAATTGGAATTTTCTTAACTGTAATTTTTCATGAGAATAGTAGTATAACCAGTTGATTTAATATTGATTGGAGCATCTTGTGCCATACACAAATGAATATTAAGAGATAGAGAAGCAActattggctttttttttttcatgcttaGGGAGTATTTCTAGGAGGACGAGCGCATTGATATTTGAGTATTGTCTTTTTGCCTTTCCTTTAAAGGCTTGTTGCATACTGTAAGTGCAGGGTGAACCCATAGCTAgtttgtgggtttttttttccttcttttgtcaTTGGTTTGAACCCAGTTTCAGAAACTTAACTAACCTTGAAGTTGTTGAGTTCTCTAGTTCTCTCTTTTATTGAAAACGTCTCATCACAGCCacatgaccaaaatgattagaCAGAAGGGTATGGAAATTTGAGTTTGTTAGCTTTTTGTGTAAATTTTACATTAGTCAATTGGTTGGTAACCTGCCTCTTCCTACTTGGAGTCCATCCCTGATGATTTATTAGGCTAAAGTACTATGTGATGTGCAAGTTTTAGCATGGATGGCTCAAGGGACAGTGGATACCTGTGACCTATTGAAAAGAAGAGGCCTAATATTAGCTCATCACCTTTTTGGTGCATTTCGATAGAGCTGTAAACGTTGATCgtcatttttcttaattttcccaTTGCCTTGGGGTTGTAGTGTGCGTTATTTTGAAAGCAAGGTGTTGTGTGATTACCCCTTAATACGTATCtcccatcaccaataattataCTTTGAGGTTTTACATTATAAAGGACTGCCTTGGACAGTAACCTTTTACTTGTGAAAAGAGACATTTGATAGTTAAATTGCAAACTTGGTTGATGTAAGTTCTTATTATCtattattgatttatttattttcattattgcTACTGCTGCTGGTGGTAATACTACTATTATTATTAGatgattattaatttattacttTTGAATCATCTCTCTTTAGGAATCTTCACTTGCGGAAAGTCCGGGTGGGAATTCATCTTCGGATATGGATGGATCATTGGAACCCAATGCAGATGTGGAGgtagaagaaaaaggagaggaTGTGAAAATGGGGGTACCCAAGCAGCAGTATGGTCCTTCAGGGGAGAAGCACGAGGAggaggatgatgatgatgaggggAATGAGGAAGAAGATAGTGACACAGAGATGAAAGATGAGGATAATGGTGAAGCACTAGAGCAGTTTGAGAAATCAAGAGAAGAGCCTAATAAACAATTGCAACCAATAACAGCAGAGGTTTCCGCAGGAGTCCAAACAGATGCAAACAAAGATAATACATCGATGCAGCAGGAGGAAGGACTTGTAGCAGATAAACAACCTAAGGTATAATATTTTGCTTTCTTTGGCATCACCCATGTTTGAAAAATCTTTTCGTAAATAGCATCCGGATATTACAGAACCCTCACCTGTCTTCATACCAATAGAAAGTAGATACACTTCaaattattatttatcttcttactTAAGTAGGCAACTGGATATATCAGGAGATATAATGGTTGGCGTCCTGGTTGAACATATATTTAACAACAATGCAAAAGAATTTCTCTATCAAGTAACAGAATCGAGGTCACAATGGATAcacattgttttcttttctgtaTTTGTTTTAACTGTCTTTATGTCTAAACTGCAAAAGGAGCACGTTTTAATCTTTATATATTTATAAGGTTTGAAATTTGCATTTGAAACTTTATTCAATTTCGAAGGTGCATCTGAAAATTACTCACTCATTGGCCTAATTCAGTCGCAGGAATCGCAAGAAAGGAGGCATAAGAAAGTTACAGCATATGAAAGTCTGCAATTTGAGAATCCCATGCTTTTGGATCTATGTGGGACTCTCTTCCCTAACAATAGTAAGTCTATCTGGAGTGGACCCCATTCGCTGGTTCAACATCGCAGTTCTCGTACCAGTTCCATTCATGCAGCTATTAACATGCTCATGAAGTAGGTCCTATCTTTTGGGCATATGAGGTAACTGAACATATCTCGGTACATGCATGCTTGTGTAATCCAGTGTTTAGATGTTACTGATGCATAATGGAAAATCGAGCAATAGGATGGAAACTCAGCTACAAATGTTCTAGATAGTAGTCTTCCAGTTCCAGTCATTCTCTACTTTCTTTTTAATTGTGTTTGGGAAGTAATAGCTTGAGATTTTCCGATTGCATACTGGTCAGTCTTGGTCGAAACCCAAGGACAAGCCAGAGACCTAATACGTTATTTACAAATGATGCAGCAGCAAGAGATTCTAAATTGGCTCTCTTAGGAGAATATGGAAATCTTATATCCATTGTATGTATAGTTATCTGACATCGTTTGGCACTCTATGAATGTGAGGCAAAACTCGTGCCTGTGGTTGTTTAATCCTGTGGAATTGTGGCGAGTGGTGCTAGTAAAGTCTTGAAGTAGAAccggattttttttattttagtttccgAGGAGAGGAGATTCGAACTTTGGATCTCTTTCAATGACTAATGTTGTGTATGACTGGTGTACTATTTTCATAATAAGTATTTTTGTAATGTGAATGTTTGGAGTTGGCTGTCAGGGCTCAAGAGGATCGTTGTGTACGACTTTACCAGGCCATTTTGTTTTTGATACAAGCAATGGTTCATACTAAGTTAATTTAAACTAGGAGAGTTAGGTCTTCGGTCATATCCGAATCCATGGAGGTAACAATTATTGAGCTGGTGATTTTTGGTTTAGTCTGTTTTCAACATGTACTAGTGTCATCTCACAAGGCTTGGAAAACGGGTTGTGTTTGTATGATTTTTGGATCATACAACAAGTTGTGCAATAGCATtacgatctagtgatattcctcttcacttgtaaatgataGATCTTAAGTATGATTCTCGTTAGAAACGAATTTGAACTTCATTATTGTTAGTCAATTGTGAGACTAAATTCATCTTCTCTTCTTAGCggaaataatatcgtttgtgataaaaaaatacAAGTCGTGGAATAAATGTTCAAGCCTAATCACATCCCACGTTTGGTACTCCGGAAAAAGGAGCTATTAGTATCGACAACAAGGCAAACCTTAATACGGGAATAAAACAGTGTACATGGAATCCGCTATCGATCTCTAACCATCAACTTGACATCTGCTATTCAAAAATGCTTGTGTTTATGAACTTTCTGAGAAATTTGGGTCGACAATGTCCGCGCGGTAGGCTTGAAAAATTGGCGACGAGTATAACCCTGAAATTTGAATCAACAATATCTACTGCAGGACACCATAGGCTTTGGTGCATTCGCGCACTAGTCCGATGAACTGGTGCACATATAGAACGCTTGCCCTCCATGCAACCCCCCGAAGACACACCTTCTCTAAGATTCCACAGAAGTCCACCGCAAGCATCTGACAGAGTAGCCGTGTTCATCTCATGGCAAATCGTACTTCACTTGTCCAAGGTACAGACCACAGGCAGGTGCCATGGGACTAGCGGCAGTCACCGTCTTCGCATTCAAGATCCTCTCGACTGTAAATTCCATTTTgtttaggaaagaaaaaaaagggttagCTCATTACAAGAGTAGGATCAAATTACGAAGAACCAAAAACATGGAAGAATCGATGCTGCCCACCATCAGGTACTTTTAAATCTCCGGTGCCAACGCATTTGAGTACACCAACAAGCAGTCTAACCTGCATAAATCTCAACAGCCTCAGTAAACAGGTTGTAAACCGCTTGAACTGCTCCAAGATGAATTTCCAATCAATTTTCGGTACAACTCTCAGTTTCGGTTGgcatcatttgaaaaaaaaaaaactaataaattaccCAAAATATAAGTGTGGTAGAAATTAAACGATTCTGTAGAACTCATGACACAGTGCTAAATAAAGAGGGCACAACGCATTTATACAAgagatttacaaaataaaattttgaaaactcataAAGGACAACAAAAATTTCAAGTAATACGTATAATGCAAATAAATCCCTGTTAATTATGTCCAAATTCGCTAATGAGAGATTTGTTAAGTTATTTTTACGGGGGATGGTGGTATTGTCATTAGGGACGGGAACACTGAAATACTTTTAGGCTAGCAAAGTACACACCCAAAAGTAACCAAAAACAGTGCAAACTCGAGAAACGTTACCCTCTCCCTATGAACAGGAATCAAGATAACATAAACAGCAGgtgtgaatgaaaaaaaaacacaagaaaaattACGTTTAGGAACAAGAAGAAAGCATACAACACATACAAGAAAAAATAAGCAAGACGTTTAGGAAGAAGAAACTCAACCTGGTGGTATAGAAAAGAACGTGCTCGTGCGGTTACCACAAAGCAACGGTGCTTTTTTCTCACACCAAATccttgtccttcattgaaactAGAGGGTGTATCAGTCTCTAATTTGTTAGTGTGGGCATGAGGATCTTCCTCCACtaaattgttttgtttcctcTCCATTATTGATGGAAAACAAGGACTTGACACTACCTCAGAAACATTAAGTTCATCCAAAGTTCTGATCGGCGACTTTGCCTATAAATAACATAAGTTAAAAACATTAGTCTTTTCCTTATATTTCGAGACATCAAACACATACAACACATAcaggaaataaaaggaaagaataTACAAGAGAAGCTAGAATGAGTATGCTATGGTATAATGTCAATAGTAAAGCATACAACACTTCGAAATATCTTCCTAATTACGTAAGTTCAGAACCTGTTGAAATATCTTCCTAGTACTTAGTAAATACGGAAAGTGTAGTACATAAAAAATAAGTACAAGTATTATTCCGCAactttactaaaaaaataatttgaaaaatttggccatttgtttgaattttaatattttatttattaaaaatattcatttacTTTTAATACTTCAATACTATATTACACACAAAACATATGTACGTACGTGTCTaataatttggagttataaaaAAGGTTGAATTTTATGAATCATTAAAACGTGTACGGAAAACGGAAGTATTTTTGAAAAATGCGTACTTACATGTATAATAAGCGTATTATATGTGAATTTACTAACTATGTCGCATAAAAGTTCTTGCCAACCTTTTGGTGAACTTTAACTCACAGATGCTTCCTCAATCTGAATGAAGGTTAAGAAAAGGAATATCTCAAGAGACAGTGGATACCAAAGACCGTAAAGAGACGGGAATATCATAGATACTTCATCAAAGATACATCTTatcatatactttttttttttttttgggtgggtagaaaagaaacaccctacttagtgggaaaaggctttgttgttgttgttgggtagaaaagaaacaaaaacctcATAGTATAATATCAGCAAGCAAACAAGGGGAAGTACATTAAATCCTAACTAATTAGGAGGTAAGGAACAACCTGACAACCTGCTGCCCTAAAGGAACTAAAATCATGATGTCCAACCAGAACTTTGCATGCTTCCTGCATCAATTTGAATCAAGGAAATTGCATTAGACGAAAAATTAATAACCAGATATATTTAGAGCAAACATAATATTTGCCAAAACTGCAAAGGAACCTGCATAGAGCAAAGATCCAGCTCCTCAGGTACATGCCATGCCCGGTCCTTTTCAAAAGTTGACAAAGGCTCTGGTCTGGACAGAAAACGGTAGAAGTACCTGAGCAAATTTCAATGAAgccaacaaaaaaatttcacgTATGGTCCCTGAATTTCAGGCCTAACTACATCATTATTCAGACACAATCCAAAACAATACTGCTATGTTATATATTCTAAACAAAATTAGCTTACTGTAACTCAACCAATGAAAGGTTATGATCCATTCTACAGAAGTTTATCTGGTGGATACCACCATACTACGTAAAATGGCAGATAGCTGCAATCTAGTTTACATTTGCCAGACTGACTTGAATATTCTACAAGTCAAGTAAGCATGGAAAAAAAATGCATGCATACCATTAATAACATATATGAGTCCCCAGACATAACTTAAGGTTGCAGTTGTTTTACATAATTTCAGATTCATGAGTACCTACGTGCGCTCTTGGGCTTTATATCGAGCATGAAAATCAGCTGGAACACTTCGGACATCTATCACCATCACGTCACCTTCATTCTTCTGATGGAACAAAAACGAAGTGTCAGGATCACCCCATTAAAATAAAACTATAAAGTATATATTGGCTATGGTTTCAAATCCGCAATTCCAGATATACAATCAAACAAAGTCTCCATCTGATATTTTTGTGATTTGAACAATCAAAAGAAAGCACACCTGTAAGAAATGATTCACAGCTTTTTTTACCACTGCAGGTTCATGGGGCTCTAACTGCATTTCATCGAAATAAAAGTAACTTTTATATCAACCAGAGCTGTTCAAATATGAGGGAGCCTCTGTGTATGCATGCAAAAAATGATCCTCTACCTACACTGAATACCAAAATAGGGCTATTAAAAGACAACAATTATCACCGACACACTTCTttaactaaaagtccttgaaATTTCAGTGTGACTTAAAGGCCTAGTCTTTAGCTTCAGAATATGATGTTTCTTAACGGATTGATAAACATCAAATTTAACAGCATTTCACTCCACTTGTCCCGTCAATTATATGCAGTTGTATTAGTTaacatattaatttttaaatgaaaTACCACTTCGCCAGGCTTCCTTTTGCTAATACGCTCGACATCTACATGACAAACATTCGACAAGGCATGAACTCCAGCATCCTACAACAGCAAAAGAGAATACATCCACCGCATCTCCCAGTTAATATAACGCTTGCTAGAAAATAAAGACGACAAAGTGACACTTAATACTCTTAATTTTATACTTCTTATGAGATAACAAGTCGAAGAAAACCAGCCATAGTAAATTCCAAACACAACCAAGTCCCAAGTAGACTTACAGTCCGACTTGAACAGAATATCGAAACTGGCTGCCCAATAAATTTACGGAATGCCTCCTACAAAAATCAAAAGATCAATTAACCAACCACTTGATTTGCAGCAAAATTAGCATTTCAAACTgaagaaattgaggttccaccataaaactaattggcaatacgAGGAGTAGCCCAAtctcttataagcccatgcaaggtccctccaCCCATCAACGTGGGACTAATTCTCAACACGAATAatacataaactgcaacgatcCCATTACGAAGCGGAGGAAATAAAAGGATAATACAATTTCAAAGGTAATGAAATTCTCATTGGTAACGAAAAAAAGATTGAGCATTTATCATTCAATCTCAAATTCCACAGAAATCACCTCAAGAACGCCAACAACTGTGCGGCAATTGGACTGCTGCTGCGAGCCCGAAAAGCGAGTACCAATGTACTCGATTGCCAGAAGATATCGCTGGATTCGAGGGTGTTGGCTCATCGATTGCGGTTGCTGTGACTCCTGCTCGCCGTCGCTGAGATCGTCGGCGGTTTTCGAAATCTTTGAAGGCCTTTGGGTAGATTGGGAGTTGCTGATGCTATCTAGTTCCAGTGGGTGCTTAAGATTTTCTGACATTGGACTCTACAATTTTGGGGGTGTAAAGTTTTGAACTTTGGGAAATCAGGGTTCAACGGCAGCCATTGAATGCAGGATTGTACCCGAAACCCGACCCGCGTTTCGTACGCACTCTAAAAAAAATTCAGGTAAATTTAAGATTagtaagaaattttaaaataacgGAAATTAAACTgacgagattttattttttagaatttgtgaattttcttgtttggttaacttaaAAAACAATAGAATTGAATAaggaatttattatttttaagctctcaatcatttaaattgcgaaatgacacatatttacatgaaatttaaacttagaaattagaggtcccaaattccattTCTActcggaaattctaaatttttatgtttatgaGTCCAAATAAGAGAATTGGTGCATATCAATTTACAAATTCTGATttttatccaaatttcaagtttataaATCTTCTTTAATGGTTATCTTTActaaaattcatccaaatcgaaaagatgtttttttttcttttatctaaTCGTGACATAGAACAAAGACAAGAACAGTGTCATCGGACTACAAAGAAATGATTAGGTCAATGATCAAATGGCTAAATGATTCTCAATTTGACTATAGTTAACTTTAATTAAGTTTGACTCTCGTaaagatttattataataaGTTCATAACATGGCTGAGCTTAATCAAATGGTGGAGTCTTCAATCACTTGAGCTGTATATgctttgccaaaaaaaaaaagttaagtaATTATGGGTGTTGTATTCACAcactttttataaatttatgtcATATGATTTCTTCTATACAATCCACCTTCAAATGCCGAAAATTGAAAGGAATGTAAAATGTAACATGAGATGTGTGAATAGCATCATACTTAATAACttaactaaattttttatttcgtAAAGACTAAATtaaggataatacttgcattcttCTACAGGGGATGAGCTCATTTTCCACTTGAAAATAAAGTAGTATGAGAAAGTTAAAATTTcattataaaatcaattgacaatttTGAAGTGGCTCAATTGCTTATAAACACATGCAAGTCCCTTGTTTgcggatgaggatcctctccggatcctcacATCCTAACCACTCATTATACACCGTGTAACCAAttttcgttaagtactatttgtgtttaattttaaataaaaaaatttcaaataatttaACTGCACGATATACAATACATAACTAAGATATAAGAATCCCTAAAATCTCCACAATTTGAATCCATATGAGATCTAAATCCCTTGTTTCccagaatttaaaaaaaaaattgttttattaatttcttcTCTTAGTTTCTGAAGCCTTCAATCTCATCGTCGTTTCCATAAATTCTGATGGCATTCAGCAAGATATCCAACTCGGGGGATCCTCAGGCGGAGCAATCGAAGCTCTTAACAGCTTCTCCATACAAGCAACTTGGCACTGCCGTCAGGCACGAAGAGCCTTTGCCAAATTAGTGAGGGTCGTAGCCACAGAAGGTATTACTACAACCAGCCTTGATACCATGGAATAAATGTAACTCAATTGCATGATGCGTAAAGGGGGTTTCTTGTTTCCGAATGTAAAAAGGtcatagggtaaattacatagtaactcATTAGATTTGAGATTTTGCATAAACccatacaacatttttaaaacatttcattttcatacctcacgtcacgtaccattttatttcaaaataatatatccgttacatttttcattcattaatccgttaagtgctgacgtgactGCCACGTAGCTGGCAcgtagcaaaaaaaaattaaaaaaaaaacctaaatcttttaaagaaatattaaaattaaaaaaaaaatgaaataaaccaCCCCCGTACCCACCCCACCATTGTCCCCCCCAAACCAAAAGCCTAGAAATGATAACCCCCAACCCATCCCACCCCACCCGCTTCACCCACCCCAAAACCAGAAACCCATAACACACACCCCCAACCCGCGACCCTTCCTCCCCAAATCCCCATTCCTGCAACCAGTTCGTCTTCTCCCCACACCCGCACTCACCCTCCCTcccccttctccttcctccatgttcatcttcttcccccgaaACCCCTtcctgcaacccaaaaaaaaaaaaacaacctagTTCGTCTTCCTCCCACACCCGCACCCACCCTCGCACCTGATTCCACCTCACAAACCCAACGATGGCAGCGTAGAcgagatctgggttttttttttttccttccccttcttttctgggtttcaaggggaagaagatgaagatgggagaagagaggaggagccgcggggaggggggggggaagaCGAACTGAAGgggttccttttttcttttttttttcctttctaggttgcagggaagaagatgaagacgagggttgcaaggagaagagaggaggatgagggaaggtttccgtttttttttttttttttttaaataaatttaaaaaaaaaatttgccacatggcacacatttggcagccatgtggcattcacgtcagcacttaacagattaataaataaaaaatgtaacagatgtattattttaaaataaaatggtacgtaaagtatgaaagtaaaatgttttaaaaatattgtatgGATTTGTGcaagacctcaaacctgaggagTTACTATATAATTTAACCAAGGTCATATCA
Above is a window of Malus sylvestris chromosome 15, drMalSylv7.2, whole genome shotgun sequence DNA encoding:
- the LOC126603206 gene encoding uncharacterized protein LOC126603206 isoform X3; amino-acid sequence: MSENLKHPLELDSISNSQSTQRPSKISKTADDLSDGEQESQQPQSMSQHPRIQRYLLAIEYIGTRFSGSQQQSNCRTVVGVLEEAFRKFIGQPVSIFCSSRTLEPHEPAVVKKAVNHFLQKNEGDVMVIDVRSVPADFHARYKAQERTYFYRFLSRPEPLSTFEKDRAWHVPEELDLCSMQEACKVLVGHHDFSSFRAAGCQAKSPIRTLDELNVSEVVSSPCFPSIMERKQNNLVEEDPHAHTNKLETDTPSSFNEGQGFGVRKKHRCFVVTARARSFLYHQVRLLVGVLKCVGTGDLKVPDVERILNAKTVTAASPMAPACGLYLGQVKYDLP
- the LOC126603206 gene encoding uncharacterized protein LOC126603206 isoform X2 produces the protein MSENLKHPLELDSISNSQSTQRPSKISKTADDLSDGEQESQQPQSMSQHPRIQRYLLAIEYIGTRFSGSQQQSNCRTVVGVLEEAFRKFIGQPVSIFCSSRTDAGVHALSNVCHVDVERISKRKPGEVKNEGDVMVIDVRSVPADFHARYKAQERTYFYRFLSRPEPLSTFEKDRAWHVPEELDLCSMQEACKVLVGHHDFSSFRAAGCQAKSPIRTLDELNVSEVVSSPCFPSIMERKQNNLVEEDPHAHTNKLETDTPSSFNEGQGFGVRKKHRCFVVTARARSFLYHQVRLLVGVLKCVGTGDLKVPDVERILNAKTVTAASPMAPACGLYLGQVKYDLP
- the LOC126603206 gene encoding uncharacterized protein LOC126603206 isoform X1, whose protein sequence is MSENLKHPLELDSISNSQSTQRPSKISKTADDLSDGEQESQQPQSMSQHPRIQRYLLAIEYIGTRFSGSQQQSNCRTVVGVLEEAFRKFIGQPVSIFCSSRTDAGVHALSNVCHVDVERISKRKPGEVLEPHEPAVVKKAVNHFLQKNEGDVMVIDVRSVPADFHARYKAQERTYFYRFLSRPEPLSTFEKDRAWHVPEELDLCSMQEACKVLVGHHDFSSFRAAGCQAKSPIRTLDELNVSEVVSSPCFPSIMERKQNNLVEEDPHAHTNKLETDTPSSFNEGQGFGVRKKHRCFVVTARARSFLYHQVRLLVGVLKCVGTGDLKVPDVERILNAKTVTAASPMAPACGLYLGQVKYDLP